In one window of Gammaproteobacteria bacterium DNA:
- a CDS encoding transcriptional regulator, with protein sequence MTSQRTDLGHELEGALGEVLAHVRGTRPLPCRIVDDPAPEHILALRKRMKLSRQRFADSFGLHVRAVQEWEQGRRVPDRAARVLLTVIDREPEAVLRALGG encoded by the coding sequence ATGACTAGCCAGCGAACCGATTTGGGACACGAGCTGGAGGGAGCCCTCGGCGAAGTGCTCGCCCATGTGCGTGGCACCAGACCCCTTCCCTGCCGAATCGTCGACGACCCGGCCCCCGAGCACATCCTGGCGCTGCGCAAGCGGATGAAGCTGAGCCGCCAGAGGTTCGCCGACAGTTTCGGCCTCCATGTACGGGCCGTTCAGGAATGGGAACAGGGACGGCGGGTGCCCGACCGCGCAGCCCGCGTCCTGCTCACGGTCATCGACCGCGAGCCCGAAGCAGTTTTGCGGGCTCTCGGCGGGTGA
- a CDS encoding class I SAM-dependent methyltransferase, producing the protein MSQLSHRVTTIKTNRSLVSARWDTEYRQGRYADEPPLPFTAEILATLRASSLAESKGLYIGCGNGRNYLPLARSGLRLFGLDLSAEALRQLAARESAKPARLICADFREFASQHRFGYVIAIQVLQHGVAADVSKYFSRVRSLLSLGGLFFLRVNAASTQVRWPHTVIERNELGGFTVLYEAGPKRGLPVHFYARDELLALTRDGFALLAEPREDVAVRTPPEAGRWVQWEAIWKRT; encoded by the coding sequence GTGAGCCAACTGTCGCATCGGGTGACCACGATCAAGACGAATCGATCTCTGGTCTCGGCTCGCTGGGACACGGAGTATCGCCAGGGCCGATACGCCGACGAGCCTCCCCTCCCCTTCACGGCAGAGATCCTCGCCACGCTGCGCGCCAGCTCGCTCGCCGAGAGTAAGGGGCTCTACATAGGGTGCGGAAACGGTCGCAACTACCTTCCGCTCGCGAGGTCGGGACTGCGGCTCTTCGGTCTCGATCTTTCGGCCGAAGCGCTTCGCCAACTGGCCGCCCGAGAGTCTGCGAAGCCCGCGCGACTGATCTGCGCCGACTTCCGGGAGTTCGCCAGCCAGCACCGCTTCGGCTACGTGATCGCCATTCAGGTGCTTCAGCATGGCGTAGCTGCCGACGTGTCCAAGTACTTTTCGCGAGTCAGGTCGCTGCTGTCCCTCGGTGGCCTCTTCTTCCTTCGCGTCAATGCCGCGTCGACTCAGGTGCGGTGGCCGCACACCGTCATCGAACGGAATGAACTTGGCGGGTTCACGGTCTTGTACGAAGCCGGTCCCAAGCGCGGTCTCCCCGTCCACTTCTATGCGCGCGACGAACTATTGGCCTTGACCCGCGATGGTTTTGCTCTCCTGGCTGAACCTCGTGAGGACGTTGCGGTGCGCACGCCCCCGGAAGCGGGCCGCTGGGTCCAGTGGGAGGCAATCTGGAAGCGGACATGA
- a CDS encoding PDDEXK nuclease domain-containing protein yields the protein MDRKDDRHLLLLSQPFDFERLVELCRHTHEETRRSAARAVDRSLVVRNWLFGWYIVEYEQRGADRAEYGAQALRKLSAALQERIGRGFSVRYLRQFRRFYVEFKEVVPEFEKRRTAFSVSVTEKIRQTLFSELPVSHGEESGASVPVLLLQRFPLGWSHYVTLLSVTDPEARRFYEIEAADNGWSVRELKRQLDSSLYERLALSRDKHEVRRLAREGQVVEKASDLIKDPVVLEFLGLEETPAYSESDLEIAIIDRLQQFLLELGKGFLFEARQKRFSFDDSHFFVDLVFYNRLLRCYVLIDLKTGKLTHQDLGQMQMYVTYFDRYVKTDDELPTVGILLCDRTNDAVVELTLPEDANIYASKYQLYLPSRDELADQVARVRREIEGWGGRGDG from the coding sequence TTGGATCGAAAGGACGACAGGCATCTCCTGCTGCTCTCACAGCCATTCGACTTCGAACGCCTCGTCGAGTTGTGTCGGCACACGCATGAGGAGACGCGGCGTTCGGCTGCCCGCGCCGTGGATCGCTCGCTGGTCGTGCGGAATTGGCTGTTCGGATGGTACATCGTGGAGTACGAGCAGAGGGGCGCAGACCGGGCCGAGTACGGCGCGCAGGCGCTCAGGAAGCTCTCGGCGGCGCTGCAGGAGAGGATCGGACGGGGGTTCTCCGTGCGATACCTGAGGCAGTTCCGGCGTTTCTACGTGGAGTTCAAGGAGGTCGTGCCGGAGTTCGAGAAGCGGCGGACGGCGTTTTCCGTTTCCGTCACCGAGAAGATTCGGCAGACACTGTTTTCCGAATTGCCCGTTTCGCATGGCGAGGAGTCAGGGGCTTCAGTGCCCGTCCTCCTTCTGCAGCGGTTCCCGCTCGGCTGGTCCCACTACGTCACCCTGCTGTCGGTAACCGACCCCGAAGCCCGCCGTTTCTACGAGATCGAGGCCGCGGACAACGGCTGGAGCGTCCGCGAACTCAAACGGCAGCTGGACAGCTCCCTGTACGAGCGGCTCGCGCTCAGCCGCGACAAGCACGAGGTTCGCCGTCTCGCCCGCGAGGGACAGGTCGTCGAAAAGGCGTCGGACCTGATCAAGGATCCGGTGGTGCTGGAGTTCCTCGGTCTGGAGGAGACGCCTGCGTATTCCGAGAGCGACCTGGAGATCGCCATCATCGACCGGCTCCAACAGTTCCTGCTGGAGCTTGGCAAGGGCTTCCTGTTCGAGGCGCGCCAGAAGCGCTTCAGCTTCGATGACAGTCACTTCTTCGTCGATCTCGTATTCTACAACCGCCTGCTGCGCTGCTACGTGCTGATCGACCTCAAGACCGGGAAGCTGACCCATCAGGATCTCGGCCAGATGCAGATGTACGTGACCTACTTCGACCGCTACGTGAAGACCGATGACGAGCTGCCGACCGTCGGGATCCTGCTCTGCGACCGGACAAACGACGCCGTGGTTGAGCTGACGCTCCCCGAGGACGCCAACATCTACGCGTCGAAGTACCAGCTGTATCTGCCGTCGAGAGACGAGCTTGCCGATCAGGTGGCGAGAGTTCGGCGGGAGATTGAGGGGTGGGGAGGTAGGGGGGATGGATGA
- a CDS encoding type II toxin-antitoxin system HicA family toxin yields the protein MGRLRVLSGRDVCRILASHGFLEVRRRGSHIVMQKLEETGTVTVPIPDHRELRTGTLRSIIRQSGLSRSEFE from the coding sequence TTGGGTAGGCTGCGTGTTCTTTCCGGTCGCGATGTCTGCCGGATTCTTGCTTCTCACGGCTTCCTCGAGGTCCGACGACGAGGCAGCCATATCGTGATGCAGAAACTCGAAGAGACGGGAACCGTCACTGTGCCGATCCCGGATCACCGCGAGTTACGCACCGGCACGCTGAGATCGATCATCAGGCAGTCCGGGCTGTCCCGTTCGGAATTCGAGTGA
- a CDS encoding type II toxin-antitoxin system HicB family antitoxin: MKRHLTAIVEREGNGYVALCPEVDVASQGDSVAEARANLQEAITLFLETASPEEIERRWRSEVYVTQVEVAVG, from the coding sequence ATGAAGAGGCACTTGACGGCGATCGTCGAACGTGAAGGCAACGGGTACGTAGCTTTATGCCCGGAGGTGGATGTTGCCAGCCAGGGAGACTCCGTGGCCGAGGCGCGCGCGAATCTCCAGGAAGCAATCACGCTCTTCCTCGAAACGGCGTCCCCCGAAGAGATCGAAAGACGCTGGCGCAGCGAAGTCTATGTGACCCAGGTCGAGGTCGCGGTTGGGTAG